The following proteins come from a genomic window of Limnohabitans sp. 103DPR2:
- the iscU gene encoding Fe-S cluster assembly scaffold IscU, whose product MAYSEKVVDHYENPRNVGSFEKGDEDVGTGMVGAPACGDVMKLQIKVNPQTGVIEDARFKTYGCGSAIASSSLVTEWVKGKTLDQAAALKNSEIAEELALPPVKIHCSILAEDAIKAAVEDYKKKHATA is encoded by the coding sequence ATGGCTTACAGCGAAAAAGTTGTTGATCACTACGAAAACCCCCGCAACGTGGGCTCCTTTGAAAAGGGCGACGAAGATGTGGGCACCGGCATGGTGGGCGCACCTGCCTGCGGCGACGTGATGAAGTTGCAGATCAAGGTCAACCCCCAAACGGGCGTGATCGAAGATGCACGTTTTAAAACCTACGGTTGTGGCTCTGCCATTGCGTCTAGCTCTCTGGTCACCGAGTGGGTGAAGGGCAAAACACTGGACCAAGCCGCTGCCTTGAAGAACAGCGAAATTGCCGAAGAGTTGGCTTTGCCACCCGTCAAAATTCACTGCTCCATCTTGGCCGAAGACGCCATCAAAGCAGCCGTCGAAGACTACAAGAAAAAACACGCAACCGCCTAA
- the iscA gene encoding iron-sulfur cluster assembly protein IscA yields the protein MAISLTEAAARHVSRYITKRGKGVGVRLGVKTTGCSGLAYKLEYVDEVAPEDVVFEDHGVKVLIDPKSLAYIDGTQLDFVREGLNEGFRFNNPNERDRCGCGESFRV from the coding sequence ATGGCCATTTCATTGACAGAAGCTGCAGCGCGTCACGTGTCGCGCTACATCACCAAACGCGGCAAGGGCGTGGGTGTGCGCTTGGGCGTTAAAACCACCGGTTGCTCTGGCTTGGCGTACAAACTGGAATACGTGGACGAAGTCGCGCCCGAAGACGTGGTCTTTGAAGACCACGGCGTGAAGGTGTTGATCGACCCCAAAAGCTTGGCCTACATCGATGGCACCCAGCTTGATTTTGTGCGTGAAGGTTTGAACGAGGGGTTCCGTTTTAACAACCCCAATGAGCGCGATCGCTGCGGCTGTGGCGAATCGTTCCGCGTGTGA
- the hscB gene encoding Fe-S protein assembly co-chaperone HscB: MSLQASDFELFGLQPTFALDRAQLDLQWKSLQREAHPDRFASEGASAQRIAMQWSVRINEAYNRLKDPLKRAAYLCELNGAAVNAENNTSMPPAFLMQQMEWREALDDCKAIKVVDSKIEALEKLLDEVDASQAQVLKQMAALIDVDHNFAAAVGQVRALMFIDKFSQEVQHQLDACS, encoded by the coding sequence ATTTCACTGCAGGCGTCAGACTTCGAGCTGTTCGGTTTGCAGCCGACTTTTGCATTGGACCGCGCGCAACTCGATTTGCAATGGAAGTCTTTGCAACGCGAGGCGCACCCCGACCGGTTTGCCTCTGAAGGCGCCTCTGCGCAGCGCATTGCGATGCAGTGGTCTGTGCGCATCAACGAAGCCTACAACCGCCTCAAAGATCCACTCAAACGCGCAGCCTACCTGTGTGAATTGAACGGCGCTGCCGTCAATGCCGAAAACAACACCAGCATGCCGCCTGCTTTTTTGATGCAGCAAATGGAATGGCGTGAAGCCTTGGACGATTGCAAGGCCATCAAAGTTGTCGACTCTAAAATAGAGGCATTGGAAAAACTGTTGGACGAAGTGGACGCCTCGCAGGCCCAAGTCTTGAAGCAGATGGCTGCATTGATCGATGTGGACCACAACTTTGCAGCAGCTGTAGGGCAGGTCAGGGCGTTGATGTTCATCGACAAGTTTTCACAAGAAGTGCAACACCAGTTAGACGCTTGCAGCTAA
- the hscA gene encoding Fe-S protein assembly chaperone HscA, with protein sequence MALLQISEPGQAPDPHQRRIAVGIDLGTTHSLVASVRNGVAECLPDDKGQVILPSVVRYLPGQGRQIGQEAVANAAQDPENTLASVKRFMGRSLSDIAHPEKLPYKFVKPDGASVKGMLSIQTVQGEKSPVEVSAEILATLRYRAEDTFNDDLHGAVITVPAYFDDAQRQATKDAAQMAGINVLRLINEPTAAAIAYGLDNASEGIYAVFDLGGGTFDISILRLTRGVFEVMATGGDSALGGDDYDHALADAALASMGLQDVQAGLSAEDKTRLKAAAREAKEALTSASEATLTWTHADQTHAVNITRAQFEEATAALTARCMSAVKKALRDAKVKAEDIQGVVMVGGSTRMPQVQAAVADFFGKAPLNNLNPDEVVALGAAIQANQLAGNDAAGDLLLLDVIPLSLGIETMGGLVERIIPRNQTIPTAMAQDFTTYQDGQTALALHVLQGERDLVVDCRSLARFELRGIPPMAAGAARIRVTFTVDADGLLSVAAKEQISGVEAKIDVKPSYGLSDDQIAKMLQDSFTTAEVDMKARALVEARVDGDRMLLATQSALNADGHLLSTEDRTHIEQLMVTLRQAVDTATDAQAVEDATEALAKGTEAFAAERMNHSIQKALSGQNIQSL encoded by the coding sequence ATGGCACTTTTGCAAATTTCAGAACCCGGTCAGGCACCGGATCCGCACCAACGACGCATTGCCGTCGGCATTGACCTGGGCACCACCCATTCTTTGGTGGCCTCGGTGCGCAACGGCGTGGCGGAGTGCTTGCCCGATGACAAAGGCCAAGTGATCTTGCCCTCGGTGGTTCGTTACTTGCCAGGCCAGGGTCGTCAAATTGGCCAAGAAGCCGTGGCCAACGCTGCGCAAGACCCAGAGAACACCTTGGCTTCTGTGAAGCGCTTCATGGGACGCAGTTTGTCTGACATTGCCCATCCAGAAAAGTTGCCTTACAAATTTGTGAAGCCCGATGGTGCATCTGTAAAAGGCATGCTGTCAATTCAAACGGTGCAAGGTGAGAAGTCGCCCGTTGAAGTGAGTGCCGAGATTTTGGCCACGCTGCGCTACCGCGCAGAAGACACGTTCAATGATGACCTTCACGGCGCGGTGATCACGGTGCCTGCGTACTTCGATGATGCGCAACGGCAAGCCACCAAAGATGCGGCCCAAATGGCCGGCATCAACGTGCTGCGTTTGATCAACGAGCCTACTGCGGCGGCCATTGCCTACGGCTTGGACAATGCCAGCGAAGGCATTTACGCCGTGTTCGATTTGGGCGGCGGTACTTTTGACATTTCTATCTTGCGTTTAACACGCGGTGTGTTCGAAGTCATGGCCACCGGTGGTGACTCTGCCCTGGGTGGCGATGATTACGATCATGCTTTGGCCGATGCAGCCCTGGCATCAATGGGCCTGCAAGATGTGCAAGCGGGCTTGAGCGCAGAAGACAAAACACGTTTGAAAGCGGCTGCGCGTGAGGCGAAAGAAGCTTTGACTTCAGCCTCTGAAGCGACCCTGACATGGACCCATGCAGATCAAACACATGCAGTGAACATCACGCGTGCGCAATTTGAAGAAGCCACTGCTGCGCTCACAGCTCGTTGCATGTCGGCTGTTAAAAAAGCTTTGCGCGATGCCAAAGTCAAAGCCGAAGACATTCAAGGCGTGGTGATGGTGGGCGGTTCTACCCGCATGCCGCAAGTGCAAGCGGCCGTGGCTGATTTCTTTGGCAAAGCACCCCTCAACAATTTGAACCCCGACGAAGTGGTGGCGCTGGGCGCTGCCATTCAAGCCAATCAATTGGCCGGCAACGACGCCGCAGGCGACTTGCTACTGTTAGATGTGATTCCCTTGTCATTGGGCATTGAAACCATGGGCGGCCTGGTTGAGCGCATTATTCCGCGCAACCAAACCATTCCCACGGCCATGGCCCAAGACTTCACCACCTACCAAGATGGTCAAACCGCTTTGGCATTGCACGTGTTGCAGGGCGAGCGCGATTTGGTGGTCGATTGCCGTAGCTTGGCGCGCTTTGAACTGCGCGGCATCCCGCCGATGGCTGCCGGTGCAGCGCGCATTCGCGTCACCTTCACGGTTGATGCCGATGGCTTGTTGAGTGTGGCTGCCAAAGAGCAGATCAGTGGCGTGGAGGCCAAGATCGATGTCAAACCTTCTTATGGTTTGAGCGACGATCAAATTGCCAAAATGCTACAAGACAGTTTTACAACTGCCGAAGTGGACATGAAGGCACGTGCCTTGGTGGAAGCGCGGGTGGATGGCGATCGCATGTTGTTGGCCACACAAAGTGCGCTCAATGCCGATGGCCATTTGCTCAGTACTGAAGACCGCACGCACATTGAGCAACTGATGGTGACATTGAGGCAAGCGGTTGACACGGCCACCGATGCCCAAGCCGTGGAAGATGCCACCGAAGCCTTGGCCAAAGGCACAGAAGCCTTTGCCGCGGAGCGCATGAACCACAGCATTCAAAAAGCCTTGTCGGGTCAGAACATTCAAAGCCTTTAA
- the fdx gene encoding ISC system 2Fe-2S type ferredoxin — MPVIKILPHAEYCPEGTQISAPAGTSICEALLDNKINIEHACDMSCACTTCHVIVREGLNSLNEAEETEEDLLDRAWGLEPNSRLSCQAFMGKQDVVIEIPKYTINHAKENH; from the coding sequence ATGCCCGTTATCAAAATATTGCCGCACGCTGAATACTGCCCCGAAGGCACTCAAATTTCTGCGCCTGCAGGCACCAGCATTTGCGAAGCTTTGCTCGACAACAAAATCAACATTGAGCACGCCTGCGACATGAGCTGCGCTTGCACCACTTGCCACGTCATTGTGCGCGAGGGCTTGAACAGCTTGAACGAAGCCGAAGAAACAGAAGAGGACTTGCTAGACCGTGCGTGGGGCTTAGAGCCCAATTCCCGTTTGAGCTGCCAAGCGTTTATGGGCAAGCAAGACGTGGTCATTGAAATTCCCAAGTACACCATCAACCACGCCAAAGAAAACCATTGA
- the dnaQ gene encoding DNA polymerase III subunit epsilon, with translation MRQLFLDTETTGLSAEGGDRVIELGCVELVNRKLTGNNLHFYFNPGRDSHEDALKVHGISNEFLRDKPKFKDVVQEILDYVDGAEIIIHNAAFDVGFLNKELELAGKKPFTTYVNGVVDTLVMAKQMYPGKRNSLDALCDRLGVDNSGRTLHGALLDAELLADVYINLTRGQEALLIDAGGDEGKAGSEESVDLSGFVLPVIQANAQEQAAHQEQLAQLDKASGGKTLWRQLSSEQSAAA, from the coding sequence ATGCGCCAATTATTTCTAGACACCGAAACCACCGGTCTTTCCGCTGAAGGCGGTGACCGCGTCATTGAGTTGGGCTGCGTTGAGCTGGTCAACCGCAAGCTCACGGGCAACAACCTGCATTTCTACTTCAACCCTGGCCGCGACAGTCACGAAGATGCGCTCAAGGTGCACGGCATCAGCAATGAATTTCTGCGCGATAAGCCCAAGTTCAAAGACGTCGTACAAGAAATTTTGGACTACGTGGACGGCGCAGAAATCATCATCCACAACGCCGCCTTCGACGTTGGGTTCTTGAACAAGGAACTCGAGTTGGCTGGCAAAAAGCCATTCACCACCTATGTGAATGGTGTGGTCGATACCTTGGTCATGGCCAAGCAAATGTACCCCGGCAAGCGCAATAGCCTTGATGCACTTTGCGACCGTTTGGGCGTCGACAATTCTGGCCGTACCTTGCACGGCGCCTTGCTCGATGCCGAGCTGCTGGCCGATGTCTACATTAACCTCACCCGCGGCCAAGAGGCTTTGCTGATCGACGCCGGTGGTGATGAAGGGAAGGCCGGCTCTGAAGAGTCTGTCGACCTGTCAGGCTTTGTTTTGCCGGTCATCCAGGCCAATGCCCAAGAGCAAGCGGCCCACCAAGAGCAGCTGGCCCAATTGGACAAAGCCAGCGGCGGCAAAACCCTCTGGCGACAGCTCAGCAGTGAACAAAGCGCGGCAGCCTGA
- a CDS encoding ABC transporter substrate-binding protein — protein MNIQKIGLLSAALLTAFGASAQVKTLYIGMNGGTTEQAYVKYVFPEFEKKFNAKVVVVPGTSSDILAKVQASKEKPPVHVMHLDDGVMMRAVRMGLCQKLADTPVLKDLYSTAILAGGMAAGVSVTTTGIGYNKKLFDEKKWAAPTSWMDFADAKYKGKVVFQSAPSSSYGLHGFLMINRAMGGTEKNVEPGFTKWASTVGPNVLEYIPSSAKLSEMVQTGDAAIFPLTPTAIDGLKAKGIPMEYAQPKEGSVVLMVGQCVTANNDAPELAQKLSEFMLQPFAQAAMMEHATQIPTNPKTQLTSAPAIQMMDQFRGYMKNAVALDWDTINTVRPEWNSRWSRTIEK, from the coding sequence ATGAACATTCAAAAAATCGGATTGCTCAGCGCTGCATTGCTGACGGCATTTGGCGCCAGTGCGCAAGTTAAAACGCTCTACATCGGCATGAATGGCGGCACCACAGAGCAAGCCTACGTGAAATACGTATTTCCAGAATTTGAAAAAAAATTCAACGCCAAAGTGGTGGTGGTGCCCGGCACTTCTTCAGACATCTTGGCAAAAGTTCAAGCCAGCAAAGAAAAACCACCTGTGCATGTGATGCATTTGGATGACGGTGTCATGATGCGCGCCGTTCGCATGGGGCTGTGCCAAAAACTGGCCGACACCCCTGTGCTCAAAGATCTGTATTCCACCGCTATTTTGGCTGGCGGCATGGCAGCCGGTGTCAGCGTGACCACCACCGGCATTGGCTACAACAAGAAATTGTTCGATGAAAAGAAATGGGCTGCGCCAACTTCTTGGATGGATTTTGCAGATGCCAAATACAAAGGCAAAGTTGTCTTTCAATCTGCGCCCTCCAGCAGCTATGGTTTGCACGGTTTCTTGATGATCAACCGCGCAATGGGCGGCACCGAAAAAAATGTGGAACCTGGCTTTACCAAATGGGCTAGCACCGTGGGCCCCAACGTGCTCGAATACATTCCAAGTTCTGCCAAACTCAGCGAGATGGTGCAAACTGGGGATGCGGCTATTTTCCCCTTGACGCCCACCGCTATCGATGGCCTAAAGGCCAAGGGCATTCCCATGGAGTACGCACAACCCAAAGAAGGATCTGTTGTGTTGATGGTCGGCCAGTGCGTCACAGCCAACAACGATGCCCCCGAGTTGGCTCAAAAACTGTCTGAGTTCATGTTGCAACCCTTTGCGCAAGCCGCCATGATGGAACATGCAACTCAAATACCGACCAACCCCAAAACTCAATTAACTTCGGCACCTGCCATTCAAATGATGGATCAGTTCCGTGGCTACATGAAAAATGCTGTGGCATTGGATTGGGACACCATCAACACGGTTCGTCCAGAATGGAACAGCCGTTGGAGCAGAACCATTGAGAAATAA